A region of Chloroflexota bacterium DNA encodes the following proteins:
- a CDS encoding tetratricopeptide repeat protein: MPTKPFLFTLQQQLPPDAFPWVVAALMHDPLVWEALHSGVGEHALESLGATPTAWHPGALARLALEHAPQQENTPSENPPLPPRTLADAARLALTLQAFRKDNGSWKGLAEFLEGPSTAWRTPLACALSWADDAPALLEAIAALPHGPALALHALLCQPTPPEIQAVRLAEFLRRLPPEPRLSTAWDLQRCRPALARAVAAQITTQPLPAPYDGWQRALHAAATGQPDEAQAALADAWENLRRLSGLLATHQAQLAASQGDLPTALTAWEQAATHLPSHPEVLARRALARHRARHTDEARALLPETPHHPALQVAAAHLLQNSHPETARAYALEALAHLSDLPADLLHTLAETLTALGESAAAARAALRLAAAHPADVQALDLAAETALQAQHPAEAAEAAFLAHRLAPTTARLRRLAEAQEAAGLLHEALQNHRLLAEDPEATPEDHLALASLALRADQPEEARRAAETVLEHAPEHPQALTIVGKVLAQEGHLEAARRHLEEAIAHHPTDASPYLALADVVAQTEGEAAVLDVLQTATHALPHDAEIHYRLGQYLLSQNRPGHARTVLETAHHLAPQRADIAATLAATYLALGEPTAARDLLHRYHRDTPTPKTARLLAQAHLAADDPHAAAALLAPFSQQPDATPHDLYLYAQALLAAQTDPERAAHALQLALSRLPQETTVPEDALLRADILTALAQAHRQQQNLDEALEAYRQALQALPGEHPHRQRAIAIGLAETALRLRRAEIGLAAIEDALQHGPTPRLRQLQAEAYRQLNFRDQAIDAGSDALRLSRHDPEIAHWYARLLLDLGEAPRAADVLESNTALQPHNPEIALLLAKIHHALGQAQEAISALQPFLQDLDHTTPAWCAEAGTQLLALGQTEAAVRCLQRATHDKDAPAQWHLALVRALQDQDAFEAATQAALHALKQTEGQHAPEADEGETEARIALHLAIVQNDLAQGRPQRAAQALSRALEAYPRAFSLLKAAVGLWRAIGNLPKALQAAEEALVLHPEDLPLRLEALALARVLLQAERAQHLLQASPTVATAEHLAEWLAAQAEAALDQGAEVAAAEAIAQGLEYAPESPHLLALQARLTARRVDLAEGQHLLDAAVEHAPAPTGEALPPTATLTAWAAIADAAAELRRWHIAHLFTDHVTEACPHSPAAALRKARLLTLQAESYHRCRAVEAVAALPDAQVLGATAQEAWQTALETAAQRLGAEATPEGYHQHPALHRWYARGMAAFQGRLNVLLLQTPPAPSDLAAGLDALRRRGMPMQNALPAFQNDPMVQFHHALLLESLPTGDLQIALQAAQHARDQRPQWAAAHFLVARLANRLSDLPTAEEAITAALRLAPDEPCWHALAAAIHTDLRHEEQALHHLQEAVRLEPQHLSHHLALAEAEMARGDLEAAHSALTTALRHHPEHARPHLLLAQVLFRLGRLDEAAQHAETAARAERHAAEPVMLRIQIALAQQAPEIALQHARRWLQSHPFDPEATRYAVNALLALGEAEEALRLLEETLPHAPDDMELNILRAELHRQIGGPKAAVEIWRGLLASRPNVPTLWLGLAEALAASRQLDAARAAGRKALRGMDTLPPESRVRLHMLLGNLAKEAGQLDQALYHFSEAVRLAPKHIEALLKLAQVQSDRREYAAALQTLEAAQRLDPQDSRPYYYAGMIYKAVRDYENAEDMFRKAAQLAPGDFRIRRQLATVSVINLIPS, translated from the coding sequence ATGCCAACCAAGCCCTTTCTTTTCACCCTCCAACAACAACTGCCGCCCGATGCCTTCCCCTGGGTCGTCGCCGCCTTGATGCACGACCCCTTAGTGTGGGAAGCGCTCCACAGCGGCGTGGGGGAACACGCGTTGGAAAGCCTGGGAGCCACGCCTACCGCCTGGCATCCAGGCGCCCTGGCGCGGTTGGCGCTGGAACACGCTCCCCAACAAGAGAACACCCCCTCCGAAAACCCTCCCCTGCCGCCGAGGACCCTGGCCGACGCCGCCCGCCTGGCGCTGACGCTGCAGGCCTTCCGCAAGGATAATGGCAGTTGGAAAGGCCTGGCCGAATTTCTGGAAGGCCCGTCCACGGCCTGGCGCACGCCGCTGGCCTGTGCGCTTTCGTGGGCCGACGACGCCCCCGCGTTGCTCGAAGCCATCGCTGCTTTGCCTCACGGCCCTGCCCTGGCGCTGCACGCCTTGCTGTGCCAGCCTACGCCACCGGAAATTCAAGCCGTGCGCCTGGCTGAATTCCTGCGGCGGCTCCCGCCCGAACCCCGCCTGTCCACGGCCTGGGATCTCCAACGCTGCCGTCCCGCACTGGCCCGCGCCGTAGCCGCGCAAATCACCACTCAGCCCCTTCCAGCCCCTTACGACGGATGGCAGCGCGCCCTTCACGCCGCCGCCACAGGCCAGCCAGACGAGGCACAAGCCGCCCTCGCCGACGCATGGGAAAACCTGCGCCGCCTCAGCGGCCTGTTAGCCACCCATCAGGCTCAACTGGCTGCCTCCCAGGGCGATTTACCCACAGCGCTCACAGCGTGGGAACAGGCCGCAACTCACCTGCCTTCCCACCCCGAGGTGCTGGCGCGCCGTGCCCTTGCACGCCACCGTGCCCGCCACACCGACGAAGCCCGTGCGCTGCTTCCCGAAACGCCGCACCACCCGGCCTTGCAGGTCGCCGCCGCGCACCTGCTGCAAAACAGTCACCCCGAAACCGCCCGCGCCTATGCCTTAGAGGCTCTGGCCCACCTCAGCGACCTGCCCGCCGACCTGCTGCACACCCTGGCCGAAACCTTAACGGCTCTGGGAGAATCCGCGGCCGCCGCGCGGGCCGCCTTGCGCCTGGCTGCCGCCCATCCCGCCGACGTGCAGGCGCTCGACCTTGCTGCCGAGACCGCCCTTCAAGCGCAGCACCCGGCCGAAGCCGCCGAAGCGGCCTTCCTCGCCCATCGGCTTGCCCCCACCACAGCCCGCCTTCGCCGCCTGGCCGAAGCACAGGAAGCCGCCGGCCTGCTTCACGAAGCCCTCCAAAACCACCGCCTGCTGGCCGAAGACCCCGAAGCCACCCCTGAAGACCACCTTGCGCTGGCCAGCCTCGCCCTGCGCGCCGACCAGCCCGAAGAAGCCCGTCGCGCTGCCGAAACTGTGCTGGAACACGCGCCCGAACACCCTCAGGCGCTGACCATTGTGGGGAAAGTGCTGGCCCAAGAAGGCCATCTCGAGGCCGCCCGCCGCCACCTGGAAGAGGCCATTGCTCACCACCCCACCGACGCCAGTCCCTACCTCGCGCTGGCTGACGTGGTAGCCCAAACCGAGGGAGAAGCCGCCGTACTGGACGTGCTCCAAACGGCCACCCACGCCCTCCCTCACGACGCCGAAATTCATTACCGCCTGGGGCAATACCTGCTGTCCCAAAACCGCCCCGGCCACGCCCGCACCGTCCTGGAAACCGCCCATCATCTGGCCCCTCAACGCGCCGACATTGCCGCCACCTTAGCCGCCACCTACCTGGCGCTTGGTGAACCCACCGCGGCCCGCGACCTGTTGCACCGCTACCACCGCGACACGCCCACGCCCAAAACCGCGCGCTTGCTGGCCCAGGCACATCTGGCCGCCGACGACCCGCACGCCGCCGCGGCCCTGCTGGCGCCCTTTTCGCAGCAGCCCGATGCCACGCCGCACGACCTTTACCTCTACGCCCAGGCCCTCCTGGCCGCACAAACCGACCCCGAGCGCGCTGCCCACGCCTTGCAACTCGCGCTTAGCCGCCTGCCCCAGGAAACCACCGTACCCGAAGACGCGCTGTTACGCGCCGACATCCTGACAGCCCTCGCCCAGGCACATCGCCAGCAACAAAATCTTGACGAAGCACTGGAAGCCTACCGCCAGGCCTTGCAGGCGCTGCCCGGCGAGCATCCCCATCGGCAACGGGCTATCGCCATTGGGTTGGCAGAAACGGCGCTGCGGCTTCGGCGGGCAGAAATCGGCCTGGCGGCCATAGAAGACGCCCTCCAACACGGCCCCACCCCCCGCCTGCGGCAACTGCAGGCCGAAGCCTACCGCCAACTGAATTTCCGCGATCAGGCTATCGACGCCGGTTCCGACGCCCTGCGGCTCAGCCGCCACGACCCGGAAATCGCCCACTGGTACGCTCGCCTGCTGTTAGACCTCGGGGAAGCCCCTCGCGCCGCCGACGTCCTCGAAAGCAACACTGCCCTCCAACCTCATAACCCCGAAATTGCCCTGCTACTGGCGAAAATTCACCATGCCCTGGGACAAGCCCAGGAAGCCATATCCGCACTTCAGCCCTTTTTGCAAGACCTCGACCACACCACACCAGCATGGTGTGCCGAAGCAGGCACGCAACTGCTGGCGCTGGGGCAAACCGAAGCCGCGGTGCGCTGCCTGCAACGCGCCACCCACGACAAAGACGCTCCCGCCCAGTGGCATCTGGCGCTCGTGCGCGCGCTGCAAGATCAAGATGCCTTTGAAGCCGCCACCCAGGCCGCGCTGCACGCCCTTAAGCAAACCGAAGGCCAGCACGCCCCCGAAGCCGACGAAGGCGAAACAGAAGCCCGCATCGCGCTTCATCTCGCCATTGTACAAAATGATCTGGCCCAAGGGCGCCCTCAGCGTGCAGCCCAGGCCCTGAGCCGCGCGCTGGAAGCCTATCCACGGGCATTCTCGCTGCTGAAAGCCGCCGTAGGGCTATGGCGCGCCATCGGCAACCTGCCCAAAGCCCTGCAAGCCGCCGAAGAAGCCCTGGTGCTGCACCCCGAAGATCTGCCCCTGCGGCTGGAAGCCCTCGCGCTGGCCCGGGTGCTGTTACAAGCCGAGCGCGCTCAGCACCTGTTACAAGCCTCTCCCACCGTTGCCACCGCCGAGCACCTGGCCGAGTGGCTGGCAGCGCAGGCCGAAGCCGCCTTAGATCAGGGGGCCGAAGTGGCAGCAGCCGAAGCCATCGCCCAAGGGCTGGAATACGCGCCCGAATCACCGCACCTGCTGGCGCTCCAGGCGCGCCTCACAGCCCGGCGCGTCGATCTCGCCGAAGGGCAACACTTGCTGGATGCTGCCGTCGAGCACGCTCCCGCCCCTACCGGCGAAGCCCTGCCGCCCACGGCAACGTTGACGGCCTGGGCAGCCATTGCCGATGCCGCGGCCGAACTGCGGCGCTGGCACATTGCCCACCTTTTCACCGACCATGTCACCGAGGCCTGCCCCCACAGCCCGGCAGCCGCGCTGCGCAAAGCACGCTTGCTCACGCTGCAAGCCGAGAGTTACCACCGCTGCCGGGCGGTCGAGGCCGTGGCCGCCCTGCCCGACGCCCAGGTCTTGGGCGCCACGGCACAAGAGGCATGGCAAACCGCCCTCGAAACCGCAGCCCAGCGGTTGGGTGCCGAGGCTACCCCCGAAGGCTACCACCAACACCCGGCGCTGCACCGCTGGTATGCGCGCGGCATGGCCGCGTTCCAGGGGCGATTGAACGTGCTGCTCTTGCAAACGCCACCCGCCCCCAGCGACCTCGCCGCGGGGTTAGACGCCCTGCGTCGCCGCGGCATGCCCATGCAAAACGCGCTTCCGGCTTTCCAGAACGACCCGATGGTGCAATTTCACCACGCCTTGCTGCTGGAAAGCCTGCCCACCGGCGACCTGCAAATCGCGCTGCAAGCCGCCCAACACGCGCGCGACCAGCGCCCCCAATGGGCTGCAGCCCATTTTTTGGTCGCCCGCCTTGCCAACCGCCTGAGCGATCTGCCCACTGCGGAAGAGGCCATCACCGCCGCACTGCGCCTCGCGCCCGATGAACCCTGCTGGCACGCCCTGGCTGCCGCCATCCACACCGACCTGCGCCACGAGGAACAAGCCCTCCATCACCTGCAAGAAGCCGTCCGCCTGGAACCGCAGCACCTGTCCCACCACCTGGCGTTGGCCGAGGCCGAAATGGCACGTGGCGACCTGGAAGCCGCCCACAGCGCGCTGACCACGGCCTTGCGCCACCACCCCGAACACGCGCGGCCGCATTTACTGCTGGCCCAGGTGCTCTTCCGGCTGGGTCGGCTGGACGAGGCTGCCCAGCACGCCGAAACCGCCGCCCGCGCCGAGCGCCACGCCGCCGAACCGGTGATGCTCCGCATTCAGATCGCGCTGGCTCAGCAAGCCCCCGAAATCGCCCTCCAGCACGCCCGCCGCTGGCTGCAAAGCCACCCCTTCGACCCCGAAGCCACGCGCTACGCCGTCAATGCCCTGCTGGCATTGGGCGAAGCCGAGGAAGCCCTGCGCCTTCTCGAAGAAACGCTACCGCACGCGCCCGACGATATGGAACTCAACATCCTGCGCGCCGAACTGCACCGCCAGATCGGCGGCCCCAAGGCAGCAGTGGAAATCTGGCGCGGGCTGCTGGCTTCCCGCCCCAATGTGCCCACCCTGTGGCTGGGGCTGGCCGAAGCCCTGGCTGCCAGCCGCCAGTTGGATGCCGCCCGGGCAGCCGGTCGCAAAGCCCTGCGTGGCATGGACACCCTGCCCCCCGAAAGCCGCGTCCGGCTGCACATGCTGTTGGGCAACCTTGCCAAAGAGGCAGGGCAATTGGACCAGGCACTCTATCATTTCAGCGAAGCCGTCCGGCTGGCGCCCAAGCACATAGAAGCGTTGCTCAAACTGGCGCAAGTGCAAAGCGACCGCCGCGAATACGCTGCTGCCCTGCAAACCTTAGAGGCCGCCCAGCGTCTCGACCCACAAGACAGCCGCCCTTATTACTACGCCGGCAT
- the tig gene encoding trigger factor: protein MKVTTTIREDHQAELTLVLDSQELERAKRRVAREYARRMKIPGFRPGKAPYELVARRVGEEAIREEALERLLDEYYPKALKEAEIEPYGPGKLEEIVSEDPPTFKLLVPLAVDVELGDYRSVRLPYEPPELDEEEVDKVIEAYRQMFAVLEPVDRPAEVGDVVYVNVQAYEEGQEDGEPLFADQNHPVLIEKEPHDGEWPYPGFPEEFVGAKAGDTKTLTYTYPDDEEDETLWGKTVVVKAEVVEVKGRSVPELDDDFAQQLGAQDAEDLRKGVRESLAQQKQQTYDVEYLTSVLDEIIAQATLKYPPQVVEDEVVNRLNEYLQEAQQRGLSWEDYLKERGTDEEALKAEIREEAEPFVRRRLVLEAIAREENLEVDTDKVLDAARNYLVQMASSMEPKEARKLGRDKAFIQDLVAAAAHDELIGQAEAFVISLAKGELEAREAAEEDEDSDEEGEKAEVAAAPEAQEGETGAVEAEAAPADEEAAEAASTDEPEA, encoded by the coding sequence TTGAAAGTTACAACCACCATCCGCGAAGACCATCAAGCCGAATTGACGCTGGTGTTGGACAGCCAGGAACTGGAACGCGCCAAGCGCCGTGTGGCGCGTGAATATGCCCGCCGGATGAAAATTCCCGGCTTTCGCCCCGGCAAAGCGCCTTATGAACTCGTCGCCCGGCGTGTTGGCGAGGAAGCCATTCGTGAGGAGGCTTTGGAGCGCCTGCTGGATGAGTATTACCCCAAAGCGCTGAAAGAAGCCGAAATCGAACCTTACGGCCCCGGCAAACTGGAAGAAATCGTTTCGGAAGACCCGCCGACCTTCAAATTGTTGGTGCCGCTGGCCGTTGACGTTGAACTGGGCGATTACCGCAGCGTGCGGCTGCCTTACGAGCCGCCCGAACTCGACGAAGAAGAGGTGGACAAGGTCATCGAGGCTTATCGCCAGATGTTCGCCGTCCTGGAACCGGTTGACCGCCCCGCCGAAGTGGGCGATGTGGTGTATGTCAACGTCCAGGCTTATGAAGAAGGCCAGGAAGACGGCGAACCGCTCTTTGCCGACCAGAACCACCCTGTGCTCATCGAGAAAGAGCCGCACGATGGGGAATGGCCTTACCCGGGCTTCCCTGAAGAGTTTGTCGGCGCCAAAGCGGGCGATACCAAAACCTTGACTTACACTTACCCCGACGACGAAGAAGACGAAACATTGTGGGGGAAGACGGTGGTCGTCAAAGCTGAGGTGGTGGAAGTCAAGGGCCGCAGCGTGCCCGAACTGGACGACGACTTTGCGCAGCAACTGGGCGCGCAGGATGCCGAGGACTTGCGGAAAGGCGTACGCGAATCGCTGGCGCAGCAGAAGCAGCAAACTTACGATGTGGAATACCTGACCTCGGTACTGGATGAAATTATTGCCCAGGCCACCCTCAAATATCCGCCGCAAGTGGTGGAAGACGAGGTGGTAAATCGCTTGAACGAATATCTGCAAGAGGCTCAGCAGCGCGGTCTTTCTTGGGAAGACTACCTCAAAGAGCGCGGCACCGATGAAGAGGCATTGAAAGCGGAGATTCGGGAGGAGGCTGAGCCCTTTGTGCGCCGTCGGCTGGTATTGGAAGCCATCGCGCGCGAGGAAAACCTGGAAGTTGACACCGACAAGGTGCTGGATGCAGCCCGTAACTATCTGGTGCAGATGGCCTCTTCAATGGAGCCTAAGGAAGCGCGCAAGTTGGGGCGCGACAAGGCCTTCATTCAAGACCTGGTGGCGGCGGCTGCCCATGACGAGTTGATAGGGCAGGCCGAGGCTTTTGTGATTTCCCTTGCGAAGGGCGAATTGGAAGCCAGGGAAGCCGCGGAAGAGGATGAAGACAGCGACGAGGAAGGCGAGAAAGCCGAAGTGGCAGCCGCACCCGAGGCGCAGGAAGGCGAAACCGGGGCCGTTGAAGCCGAGGCCGCCCCGGCCGACGAAGAGGCTGCTGAGGCGGCTTCCACCGACGAGCCGGAAGCGTAA
- a CDS encoding ATP-dependent Clp protease proteolytic subunit produces MMDPRAVIPMVIESSGRGERAYDIFSLLLKERIVFVGTPINDQVANLIVAQLLYLNREDPEAPIQMYINSPGGQIYAGLAIYDTMQMITNPISTVAVGLTASFGTVLLTAGTKGQRYALPHATIHMHQPLGGAQGQASDIEIQAKEILRLRERLNEILAHHTGQPLEAIERDTERDYYMSAQEAAEYGLVDKVLEPPPKAEL; encoded by the coding sequence ATGATGGACCCGCGGGCGGTAATCCCAATGGTAATTGAAAGCTCTGGGCGCGGCGAGCGGGCTTACGATATCTTTTCGCTGTTGCTCAAAGAGCGGATTGTGTTCGTGGGCACGCCAATCAACGATCAGGTGGCTAACCTGATTGTGGCGCAACTGTTGTACCTCAATCGCGAAGACCCTGAAGCGCCTATTCAGATGTACATCAACTCGCCGGGCGGTCAGATTTATGCCGGGCTGGCGATTTACGATACCATGCAGATGATTACCAACCCTATCAGCACGGTAGCGGTTGGCCTGACGGCTTCGTTTGGCACGGTGCTGTTGACGGCAGGTACCAAGGGCCAGCGGTACGCTTTGCCGCATGCGACCATTCACATGCACCAGCCACTGGGTGGGGCGCAAGGGCAGGCTTCGGATATCGAGATCCAGGCTAAAGAGATTTTGCGCTTGCGGGAGCGCCTGAACGAAATTCTGGCGCACCACACCGGCCAGCCGCTGGAAGCCATTGAGCGTGATACCGAGCGCGATTACTACATGAGCGCGCAAGAAGCGGCGGAGTATGGCCTGGTAGACAAAGTGCTCGAGCCGCCGCCCAAAGCCGAATTGTAA
- a CDS encoding HAD-IIA family hydrolase produces the protein MPIRALILDMDGVVWRGSQPLGDLPALFTRLEALGISSVFVTNNATRSVEQYVERLRGLGLEVSADRILNSAQAAAHALAERLPAGAWVYVIGEGGLRETLKNAGFRIANKWQKQWLQKPHPKNTPQAVVVALDRECTYRQIRAATLLIRHGALFIATNPDRTFPTPEGLVPGAGAIIAAVEAATDQPALVVGKPKPLLFQMALERLGTRPEETLVVGDRLETDIAGGQAAGCRTALVLSGVTSAEQAARWEPVPDLIAPDFTAVVDFLERERHWQGQRVVQVPSPNKNP, from the coding sequence ATGCCGATTCGTGCCTTGATTTTGGACATGGACGGAGTAGTATGGCGTGGCAGCCAGCCCTTGGGTGACTTGCCGGCCTTGTTTACGCGCCTTGAGGCGCTGGGGATTTCGTCGGTTTTCGTGACCAACAATGCCACGCGCTCGGTGGAGCAGTACGTTGAGCGTCTGCGAGGGTTGGGGCTGGAAGTTTCTGCTGACCGTATTCTCAACTCGGCGCAAGCAGCGGCGCACGCGTTGGCCGAGCGGCTGCCCGCGGGCGCATGGGTGTATGTAATTGGAGAGGGCGGGCTGCGGGAAACCTTGAAAAACGCTGGATTTCGTATAGCCAATAAATGGCAAAAACAATGGCTCCAAAAACCTCACCCCAAAAACACACCCCAGGCCGTCGTTGTTGCCCTTGACCGCGAATGCACCTACCGCCAAATTCGCGCCGCCACTTTGCTCATTCGTCACGGGGCACTGTTCATCGCGACCAACCCCGATCGCACTTTTCCCACGCCGGAAGGGCTGGTGCCAGGAGCCGGGGCCATCATTGCAGCCGTTGAAGCCGCGACCGACCAACCCGCGCTCGTGGTGGGCAAACCCAAGCCACTGCTCTTCCAAATGGCGCTGGAGCGGCTGGGCACGCGCCCGGAGGAAACCCTTGTGGTAGGGGACCGGCTGGAGACCGACATTGCCGGCGGCCAAGCCGCCGGATGCCGCACAGCATTGGTGCTTTCCGGCGTCACCTCGGCCGAGCAGGCTGCCCGCTGGGAGCCGGTGCCCGACTTGATTGCACCCGACTTTACCGCGGTGGTGGACTTTCTGGAGCGGGAACGCCACTGGCAGGGGCAGCGCGTGGTCCAGGTGCCTTCCCCCAACAAAAATCCATGA
- the rlmN gene encoding 23S rRNA (adenine(2503)-C(2))-methyltransferase RlmN: MSNLSTLIYDLDLNDLQAWVQAQGQAAYRARQLWEGLYRHLWASPKDFTPLPKSLRAALGRDFTFEAFQPAATLVSTDGETHKTLFRLPDGAQIETVRMRYVRRRTLCISTQAGCAMGCAFCATGQMGLQRNLSAGEIVAQVLYYARWLRERGERVTHIVFMGMGEPFHNYDATLKAIDILNHPQGFALGARRMTISTVGLVPQIRRFTAEKRQVNLAISLHAADDELRSSLIPINRKYPLNALMDAVRDYTTTTHRRVTFEWALIRGLNDTKAQARRLAALLKGMLAHVNLIPLNPTQGFQGEASSHQRAREFCQVLTDAGIPCTVRLRRGIDIQAGCGQLAAREGDSLDFVLKSP, encoded by the coding sequence ATGAGTAACCTGAGTACCCTGATTTACGACCTCGACCTCAATGATTTGCAGGCGTGGGTCCAGGCCCAGGGGCAAGCGGCCTATCGCGCCCGCCAGCTCTGGGAGGGGCTCTACCGGCATTTGTGGGCTTCCCCCAAAGACTTCACACCGCTGCCCAAAAGCCTGCGCGCGGCGCTGGGGCGCGATTTCACCTTCGAGGCCTTCCAGCCCGCGGCGACGTTGGTCTCTACGGATGGCGAAACCCACAAAACCCTCTTTCGCCTGCCCGATGGGGCGCAAATCGAAACCGTGCGGATGCGCTACGTACGCCGGCGTACCCTGTGCATTTCTACCCAGGCGGGATGCGCAATGGGGTGTGCTTTTTGCGCCACCGGCCAAATGGGGTTGCAACGCAACCTGAGCGCCGGCGAAATTGTGGCCCAGGTGCTTTACTACGCCCGCTGGCTCAGAGAACGCGGCGAACGCGTCACGCATATTGTCTTCATGGGCATGGGAGAACCTTTCCACAACTACGATGCCACGCTGAAGGCCATTGACATCCTCAACCACCCCCAAGGCTTTGCCCTGGGCGCCCGCCGCATGACGATTTCCACCGTGGGATTGGTGCCACAAATCCGGCGTTTTACCGCCGAAAAGCGCCAGGTCAACCTCGCCATCTCCCTTCATGCTGCTGACGACGAATTACGCTCCTCGCTGATTCCCATTAATCGCAAATACCCTCTCAATGCGCTCATGGACGCTGTGCGGGATTACACTACCACCACACATCGCCGCGTGACTTTCGAATGGGCACTGATTCGCGGCCTGAACGACACAAAAGCCCAGGCGCGCCGTCTGGCCGCCTTACTCAAAGGCATGTTAGCGCATGTCAATTTGATTCCGCTCAACCCCACACAAGGCTTTCAGGGAGAAGCCAGTTCCCACCAGCGCGCCCGTGAATTTTGCCAGGTGCTCACCGATGCTGGCATTCCCTGCACCGTGCGCTTGCGGCGCGGCATTGATATTCAAGCCGGTTGTGGACAACTGGCGGCTCGCGAAGGCGACAGCCTGGATTTTGTGCTAAAATCACCATAA
- a CDS encoding FeS-binding protein — protein MKETLVRLVYPPDLLRVPVLNQLIQRFDLTVNILRAQVGAEAGWIELQIGGEDATVDDALNWLRERGIYVQFIEET, from the coding sequence ATGAAAGAGACGCTTGTTCGGCTGGTGTATCCGCCCGACCTGCTGCGTGTGCCGGTGCTCAATCAGCTCATCCAGCGGTTCGACCTGACGGTGAATATTTTGCGCGCGCAGGTGGGCGCCGAAGCGGGGTGGATCGAACTTCAAATCGGTGGGGAAGACGCGACCGTTGACGACGCGCTGAACTGGCTTCGAGAACGGGGAATTTACGTCCAGTTCATTGAAGAAACGTAA
- a CDS encoding YihY/virulence factor BrkB family protein: protein MNHRRFMLDLQEVYLPVGKLILSVKARVVKPADRRMTSGGGSDGMGSRFWILQGVCLQKAGTIAAMKHFLQCFYDRWQRNEVALRAAALTYYAVFSMFPLLLLVTSGVGWLLRDPAFQRQGWGLVMEFLPRGSDVFTRLLQEIVLAHALPNYLAGLTLLWSAAGFLRGLLTALDVIHNGRGRRGGWWVHLWSVGLVALLVPGLLGTATLVAFIARLVASLPWVGYSPFVAVFTHRLTLWGIASAAFYALFRLMARERPPRRASALAGGVTGAFWLGLNAGFGQYLTLAFQRLNFIYGSLAVVVALMLYFYLVNIIILTGAQFHALLHRLDQCTPHPLPWPFRR, encoded by the coding sequence ATGAACCATCGTCGTTTCATGTTGGACCTCCAGGAGGTTTACTTACCAGTTGGTAAGTTGATTTTATCAGTGAAGGCCCGCGTTGTCAAACCGGCCGACAGACGGATGACTTCCGGCGGTGGCTCGGATGGTATGGGAAGCCGGTTTTGGATTCTTCAGGGGGTATGTTTGCAGAAAGCGGGTACAATTGCAGCGATGAAACATTTTCTGCAGTGTTTTTACGACCGCTGGCAACGGAACGAGGTGGCGCTGCGGGCTGCGGCGCTCACCTATTATGCTGTGTTCTCGATGTTCCCCTTGCTTTTACTGGTCACCAGCGGCGTGGGCTGGCTCTTGCGCGACCCTGCTTTCCAGCGGCAGGGGTGGGGATTGGTGATGGAGTTTCTGCCGCGCGGCAGCGATGTCTTCACCCGCCTGTTGCAGGAAATCGTGCTTGCTCACGCGTTGCCGAACTACCTTGCTGGCCTGACGCTGCTGTGGTCGGCGGCGGGGTTTCTACGCGGTTTGTTGACCGCTCTGGATGTCATCCACAATGGGCGCGGGCGGCGCGGCGGCTGGTGGGTGCATTTGTGGAGCGTAGGACTGGTGGCTTTGCTTGTGCCTGGTTTGTTAGGGACGGCGACGCTGGTGGCTTTTATCGCCCGATTGGTGGCTTCCTTGCCGTGGGTTGGGTATTCTCCCTTTGTCGCGGTGTTTACGCACCGGTTGACGTTGTGGGGCATTGCCTCGGCGGCGTTTTATGCCCTTTTCCGGTTGATGGCCCGCGAGCGGCCGCCGCGCCGCGCCAGCGCGCTGGCAGGTGGCGTGACTGGTGCGTTCTGGCTGGGTCTCAACGCGGGCTTTGGCCAGTATTTGACCCTCGCCTTTCAGCGGCTCAACTTCATTTACGGTTCTCTGGCCGTGGTTGTGGCGCTGATGCTCTATTTTTATCTGGTGAATATTATCATTCTCACTGGCGCTCAGTTTCACGCGTTGCTGCATCGTCTGGATCAATGCACGCCGCACCCCCTTCCCTGGCCTTTTCGGCGATAG